The window TGGAGGCGTCGTTGACCACCAGCACCTCGGGCAGGTGCTCGAGGACGCCGGAGATGACCGGGGCGATGCGCGGCTCCTCGTTGTAGGCCGGGATGACGGCGAGGATTTTTGCCATGCGCAAACTCTTGTGAAAAGGCGTTACCAGAGTATAGCATTTAAAGGGGGGAGCCGGGCGGTTCCCCACTTGGCCCGCGCCTGGCGGGTTGCGATGACGTAGGGGCGGGTCTTTAGACCCGCCTGCGGGCCGACCTAAACGGCGCGCCGTCGGTCGGCCCCTACGAGGGTGGCGTGCAATTCACATCTCAACCACAGGGGCGGGTTACCACAACCGACACGGGCGACCGTGGACGGTCGCCCCTACGGGTTGGATTCGCGCGGGATGGACGTAGGGCGGCCCCGTGGGACGGGTCCCCTGCGGGCCGCCGCCGCGTTTACGTTCCCAGCCTCGACCCTCACCCTAGCCCGTAGGCGAGCCTCTCCCTGGAAGGGAGAGGGGGATAGGCGGCAACCCTAACCCCGGCAGTCTCCTAAATGTAGGGCGGGGATTTTTAACCCCGCCGTATTCACGTTCCCAGCCTCGACCCTCACCCCGGCCCGTACCTCGCAGGTCTCCCACGGGGAGAGGGAGTTCCACCCCCCACCCTAGCCCGTAAGCGCGCTTCCCCCCAAAGGGGGGAGGGGACATGCAGGCCTCCCACGGGGAGAGGGGGGCCGTATCCCCCTACGGGTGCAGGACTATCTTGCCGCTCTCGCCGGAGGCCATGAGCGCGAAGCCCTTGGCGTACTCCTCCAGGGGGAAGGTGTGGGTGATGGCGGGGGAGATGTCCAGGATCCCCGAGGCGAGGAACTGCTTGGCCTTGTACCAGGTGGTGTACATGCGGCGGCCGACGATGCCGTAGATGCGGGCGTTCTTGAAAATCACCCCGTCGTTCAGGTCCACCTTCACGTCGGAGTCGAATAGGCCCAAGAGGGATACCCGCCCCCCGTAGGCCAGGGCCTTGAGCCCCTGGGCCAGGGCGGTCGGTGCGCCGGAGAGCTCCAGGAGCACCTCGACCCCGACCCCGCCGGTCAGCTCGCGGATTTTCGGAACCGGGTCACCCTCGGTGACGTTGAATACGTGGTCCGCCCCGACCTTTTTCGCCAGTTCGAGCCGGTAGGGCGACACGTCGCTGGCGAAGATGGTGGTGGCCCCGGAGGCGCGCGCCACGAGTATGGCCAGCACCCCCAGCGGCCCACATCCGGTCACCAGCACCGTTTTCCCCGCCACGTCCTCGGCCAGGACGGTGTCCAGTGCG is drawn from bacterium and contains these coding sequences:
- the tdh gene encoding L-threonine 3-dehydrogenase; protein product: MAETMKAVRKLKPGPGAELVEVDIPAPAEDEVLVKVASTSICGTDQHIYQWNEWAARRIKNLPQTLGHELAGEVVEIGSRVANVRVGDYVSAETHIPCGHCWACKTEKQHICLNLKILGVDRDGCFAEYLTVPEVVVWQNDRAIPADQASTQEPLGNALDTVLAEDVAGKTVLVTGCGPLGVLAILVARASGATTIFASDVSPYRLELAKKVGADHVFNVTEGDPVPKIRELTGGVGVEVLLELSGAPTALAQGLKALAYGGRVSLLGLFDSDVKVDLNDGVIFKNARIYGIVGRRMYTTWYKAKQFLASGILDISPAITHTFPLEEYAKGFALMASGESGKIVLHP